One window from the genome of Anomalospiza imberbis isolate Cuckoo-Finch-1a 21T00152 chromosome 13, ASM3175350v1, whole genome shotgun sequence encodes:
- the PTPN9 gene encoding tyrosine-protein phosphatase non-receptor type 9 — translation MAAELSAEEEQATKQFLEEINKWTGQYNVSPLSWNVAVKFLMARKFDVLRAIELFHSYRETRLKEGIVKLKPHEEPLRSELLSGKFTILSVRDPSGASIALFTAKLHHPSKSVQHVVLQALFYLLDRAVESFETQRNGLVFIYDMAGSQYTNFELDLSKKILNLLKGAFPARLKKVFIVGAPMWFRVPYSIISLLLKEKLRERVQMVKMSELKDHLPRECLPEYLGGSLKLDPLSWNCRFLPQQNGHPDPLDELILVPLAAPKDNGSVHVPGPKSITLQELLDHVSHKQKRGIYEEYEDIRRRSPAGTFACSLAPYNQDKNRYGDVPCLDQTRVKLAKPYSRPELTDYINASFMDGYKQRNAYIGTQGPLENTYGDFWRMVWEQNVLVIVMTTRLEEGGRRKCGQYWPLEKDFQVCFGALTITNLGVENLNHYKKTILEIHSSETRERRLVSHFQYLSWPDYGVPSSAATLIDFLGAVKQQQRVAVSALGPRFKGHPGGPPVVVHCSAGIGRTGTFCALDICLSQLQDVGTLNIYQTVLRMRSQRAFSIQTPEQYYFCYTAILEHAQREGLLLTNHSRAAQEKSSPGH, via the exons ATGGCCGCGGAGCTCAGCGCCGAGGAGGAGCAG GCCACCAAGCAGTTCCTGGAGGAGATCAACAAGTGGACAGGCCAGTACAATGTGTCCCCGCTCTCCTGGAATGTGGCTGTCAAGTTCCTCATGGCCCGCAAGTTCGACGTCCTGCGGGCCATCGAGCTCTTCCACTCCTACCGG GAGACGCGGCTGAAGGAAGGGATTGTGAAGCTGAAGCCGCACGAGGAGCCGCTGCGCTCGGAGCTGCTCAGCGGGAAGTTCACCATTCTG AGCGTGCGGGACCCCTCGGGAGCCTCCATCGCCCTGTTCACAGCCAAGCTGCACCACCCCAGCAAGAGCGTGCAGCACGtggtgctccaggcactcttCTACCTGCTGGACCGAGCTGTGGAGAG ctttgaGACACAAAGGAATGGGCTGGTATTCATCTACGACATGGCAGGGTCACAGTACACCAACTTCGAGCTGGACCTCAGCAAGAAGATCCTCAATCTGCTCAAG GGTGCCTTCCCAGCTCGGCTCAAGAAGGTTTTCATCGTGGGAGCACCCATGTGGTTCCGCGTGCCCTACTCCATCATCAGCCTGCTGCTGAAGGAGAAGCTGCGGGAGCGG GTGCAGATGGTGAAGATGTCAGAGCTGAAGGATCACCTGCCCCGGGAATGCCTCCCTGAGTACCTCGGAGGGTCCCTCAAACTGGACCCTCTGAGCTGGAATTGCCGGTTCCTGCCCCAGCAGAACGGGCACCCCGACCCCCTGGACGAGCTCATCCTGGTGCCGCTGGCAGCCCCCAAAGATAACGGCTCCGTCCACGTCCCCGGGCCCAAGTCCATCaccctccaggagctgctggatcATGTCAGCCACAAGCAGAAACGTGGCATCTATGAGGAGTACGAAGACATTCGGCGCAGGAGCCCGGCCGGCACCTTCGCCTGCTCTTT GGCACCCTACAACCAGGACAAGAACCGGTACGGGGACGTGCCGTGCCTGGACCAAACCCGTGTCAAGCTGGCAAAGCCATACAGCCGCCCGGAG CTGACTGACTACATCAACGCGAGCTTCATGGATGGCTACAAGCAGAGGAATGCTTACATTGGCACTCAGG GGCCTCTGGAAAACACCTACGGTGACTTCTGGCGCATGGTGTGGGAGCAGAACGTCCTGGTGATCGTGATGACAACCCG GCTggaggagggaggcaggaggaaGTGCGGCCAGTACTGGCCCCTGGAAAAGGATTTCCAGGTGTGCTTTGGGGCCCTGACCATCACCAACCTGGGTGTAGAGAACCTCAACCATTACAAGAAAACCATCCTGGAGATCCACAGCTCAGAG ACCAGGGAGCGGCGGCTGGTATCCCACTTCCAGTACCTGAGCTGGCCAGATTATGGCGTCCCCTCTTCCGCCGCCACTCTCATTGACTTTTTGGGGGCcgtgaagcagcagcagagagtgGCTGTCAGCGCCCTGGGACCTCGCTTCAAGGGTCACCCCGGGGGACCCCCAGTCGTGGtgcactgcagtgctggcattGGCAGGACAG GTACCTTCTGCGCGCTGGACATCTGCCTGTCACAGCTGCAGGACGTGGGCACCCTGAACATCTACCAGACAGTGCTGCGCATGCGGAGCCAGCGCGCCTTCAGCATCCAGACCCCCGAGCAGTATTACTTCTGCTACACCGCCATCCTCGAGCACGCCCAGCGCGAGGGCCTGCTGCTCACCAACCACAGCCGGGCCGCCCAGGAGAAGAGCTCGCCGGGGCACTGA